The following proteins are encoded in a genomic region of Candidatus Bathyarchaeota archaeon:
- a CDS encoding 50S ribosomal protein L2 translates to MGVRIRVQRRGRGGPTFQASTQKRIAPAKYPPISNEQLEGVVEGRIEGIFHEPGRGSPLARIKLQDNQAYHFIVPEGVHEDQRIQIGSQALIEIGNVLPLSNIPEGTMICGIELSPGDGGKIARSSGTYATVVAHTPQGTMIKFPSRKTKYINDLCRATIGVVSGAGRLEKPFLKAGRKYHKKKAKGHKYPRTRGRAMVAAAHPYGSSKRGGRKVTTVARGAPPGKKVGLIAARSTGRKKRRRK, encoded by the coding sequence ATGGGTGTACGAATTCGAGTGCAAAGACGAGGACGAGGAGGACCAACCTTCCAAGCATCCACCCAAAAGAGAATAGCTCCAGCCAAATACCCTCCAATCAGCAACGAACAACTAGAAGGCGTCGTCGAGGGCAGAATAGAAGGAATTTTCCACGAACCCGGACGAGGCTCACCCCTCGCAAGAATAAAACTCCAAGACAACCAAGCCTATCACTTCATAGTTCCTGAAGGCGTACACGAAGACCAAAGAATCCAAATTGGCAGCCAAGCACTAATCGAAATAGGTAATGTCCTTCCTCTAAGCAACATACCAGAAGGCACCATGATCTGCGGAATAGAACTCTCACCAGGTGACGGAGGAAAGATAGCACGTTCATCCGGAACATATGCAACCGTTGTCGCCCACACACCACAAGGAACCATGATAAAATTTCCTTCGAGGAAAACGAAATACATCAATGATTTATGCCGCGCTACTATAGGCGTAGTCTCCGGAGCTGGGCGGCTTGAGAAACCATTCCTTAAAGCCGGTAGAAAATACCACAAAAAGAAGGCGAAAGGGCATAAATATCCACGAACACGTGGCAGAGCCATGGTCGCTGCCGCGCATCCTTACGGGAGTAGTAAGAGAGGTGGTCGCAAAGTCACCACAGTCGCACGCGGGGCGCCACCAGGCAAGAAAGTAGGCTTAATTGCGGCTAGAAGTACTGGTAGGAAGAAAAGAAGAAGAAAGTAA
- a CDS encoding DNA-directed RNA polymerase subunit E'', with translation MNEKACRECHTLTTGALCQKCKTATLSDDFSGLVIIIDPEESEIAKVMEIKEKGRYALRVR, from the coding sequence ATGAATGAGAAAGCCTGTCGAGAATGTCACACACTCACCACAGGCGCGCTGTGCCAAAAATGCAAAACCGCAACTCTAAGTGACGATTTCAGCGGTCTTGTAATTATCATCGACCCAGAAGAGTCAGAAATAGCGAAAGTGATGGAAATCAAGGAAAAAGGACGTTACGCGCTACGCGTCCGATAA
- a CDS encoding cobalamin B12-binding domain-containing protein has product MQDRKIRVLVAKPGLDSHDRGAKIVARALRDAGMEVIYTGLRQTPEQIVETVLQEDVDILGLSILSGAHMTLFPRIMELIKQKGLHDVIVFAGGIIPEEDVSSLKQLGIKETFGPGTPTETIVNFVKKSVEKSR; this is encoded by the coding sequence TTGCAAGATAGAAAAATCCGAGTTCTTGTAGCAAAGCCAGGGTTGGATAGCCACGATAGAGGCGCAAAAATTGTGGCGAGGGCTTTAAGAGACGCTGGAATGGAAGTCATCTACACAGGGCTGAGACAAACACCCGAACAAATAGTGGAGACAGTTTTACAAGAAGATGTTGACATTCTAGGACTTAGCATACTGTCAGGCGCTCACATGACACTTTTCCCTAGAATAATGGAACTCATCAAGCAAAAGGGACTACATGATGTCATTGTATTTGCTGGTGGTATAATCCCAGAAGAAGATGTTTCGTCTCTTAAGCAGCTAGGAATAAAAGAAACCTTTGGACCTGGCACACCAACAGAAACCATAGTAAATTTTGTCAAAAAAAGTGTAGAGAAAAGCCGTTGA
- a CDS encoding HesA/MoeB/ThiF family protein, translated as MAITKKKRRKSEKAETTDVEEYLKPLPAPPEEHAHELKMEKRLKRLLEEQEKKLSDEELQFYSRQIMLEEVGYEGQLKLKRAKVCVVGLGGLGSTIAIQLAAMGVGHLRLVDRDVVEESNLQRQHLYDFDVIGFPKVEAAVRKLERSNPYVRFEPLPLSLNEHNADEVLGEVDVVVDGLDNMTSRYALNRACVRLEIPYVFGSAISTFGNASTIIPQETACLECFYGNLDDNSLPSCATVGVHPSVIGVVASVEVAETVKILLGRSPSLKNKLLYCDIGFMCFEEIEIARAESCPVCGCQPKASPLPLKHVLVEESCGRNNKRVFVVVPKENLNLKMEKLVGLLKREGAQLNVEAKLGVTFTAKSGVLASILKSGIMITTGTNSKEETLDFYKEIVVDGMETPWACIR; from the coding sequence ATGGCTATAACAAAGAAAAAACGAAGGAAATCGGAGAAAGCTGAGACAACTGACGTAGAAGAATACTTAAAACCGTTGCCTGCTCCTCCTGAAGAACATGCTCACGAGTTGAAAATGGAGAAACGCCTAAAACGCTTGCTTGAGGAACAAGAGAAGAAGCTCTCAGATGAAGAGTTGCAGTTTTACTCAAGGCAGATAATGTTAGAAGAAGTAGGATATGAAGGGCAGCTGAAACTGAAGAGGGCAAAGGTCTGTGTAGTAGGACTAGGGGGTCTCGGCTCTACGATAGCCATCCAGTTAGCAGCCATGGGTGTAGGACATTTAAGACTTGTTGATCGAGATGTTGTTGAAGAATCTAATCTGCAAAGGCAGCATCTTTACGATTTTGATGTCATTGGCTTTCCAAAGGTAGAAGCGGCTGTGAGGAAGCTGGAGAGGTCGAATCCCTACGTGAGATTTGAACCGCTTCCTCTTTCCCTTAATGAACACAACGCGGATGAAGTATTAGGTGAGGTGGACGTAGTTGTTGACGGTCTAGATAATATGACCAGCCGATATGCTTTAAACAGAGCTTGCGTGAGACTCGAAATTCCCTACGTGTTTGGCTCTGCCATATCAACCTTTGGAAACGCGTCCACAATCATCCCACAAGAGACTGCATGCCTAGAATGTTTCTATGGAAACCTTGATGACAACAGCTTGCCATCATGCGCTACAGTCGGAGTGCATCCGTCAGTCATAGGCGTCGTAGCAAGCGTAGAAGTCGCTGAAACTGTTAAAATCCTCTTGGGAAGGTCGCCAAGTCTCAAAAATAAGCTTTTATACTGTGATATTGGCTTTATGTGCTTTGAGGAAATTGAGATTGCACGAGCTGAGAGCTGCCCAGTTTGCGGGTGTCAACCTAAAGCTAGCCCCTTACCCTTGAAGCATGTTCTGGTTGAAGAGAGCTGTGGAAGAAACAACAAGAGAGTTTTCGTTGTAGTCCCAAAAGAAAATTTAAACTTGAAAATGGAGAAATTAGTTGGTCTTTTGAAGCGAGAAGGGGCACAGCTAAATGTAGAAGCCAAATTGGGTGTAACCTTCACGGCAAAAAGCGGAGTTCTGGCAAGCATCCTCAAGAGTGGAATCATGATAACTACGGGAACGAACAGCAAAGAAGAGACATTAGACTTTTACAAAGAAATCGTGGTTGATGGAATGGAAACCCCTTGGGCTTGCATAAGATAG
- a CDS encoding DNA-directed RNA polymerase, producing the protein MFKILVLEDTIRIPPEKFGEPLTQAGHEQLRVKYEGMVDDELGYVVAVTDINVNPTGKIILGDGATYHRVSFSLITFYPKIQEIVEGEVVEIADFGAFIRVGPIDALLHVSQLMDDFISYDERQGVLMGKETRRKLSSGDHVRTRITAVSLARGGSSGKIGVTARQPFLGKLEWIKEEVKKIKTEAEKGKAIEKAKEQEKKQQ; encoded by the coding sequence ATGTTTAAGATTCTCGTTCTGGAAGACACAATTCGTATACCCCCAGAAAAATTCGGTGAACCTCTTACACAAGCGGGTCATGAACAGCTGAGAGTGAAATACGAGGGCATGGTAGATGATGAACTTGGCTATGTAGTAGCTGTTACTGATATTAACGTCAACCCAACTGGAAAGATAATTCTTGGTGATGGCGCCACATACCACAGGGTCTCCTTTTCTCTTATTACCTTTTATCCAAAAATTCAAGAAATCGTTGAAGGTGAAGTCGTGGAAATTGCTGATTTTGGGGCGTTCATTCGTGTTGGCCCAATTGACGCGTTGCTTCATGTATCACAACTGATGGATGATTTCATTTCTTATGATGAAAGGCAAGGTGTGTTGATGGGCAAAGAAACTAGAAGGAAACTATCGTCTGGAGATCATGTTAGAACTCGTATAACAGCGGTTTCACTGGCTCGGGGCGGGAGCTCTGGCAAAATTGGGGTAACTGCCAGGCAGCCATTTCTTGGAAAGCTTGAATGGATAAAGGAAGAAGTAAAAAAAATAAAGACCGAAGCTGAAAAAGGAAAGGCTATTGAAAAAGCTAAGGAGCAGGAGAAAAAACAGCAATGA
- a CDS encoding 30S ribosomal protein S27ae has product MSKETEKSEVKEEAGTEEVAEEVVEEKPVEPEKTKVEKKKKKEKKVFGYYKIEEKGLTRLRPFCERCGPGYFMANHGNRYTCGHCGFTRYKQNQE; this is encoded by the coding sequence ATGTCTAAAGAAACTGAAAAATCAGAGGTCAAAGAAGAAGCTGGGACTGAAGAAGTTGCAGAGGAAGTTGTAGAAGAAAAACCCGTAGAACCTGAGAAGACAAAGGTGGAAAAAAAGAAGAAAAAAGAGAAAAAAGTTTTTGGCTACTACAAAATTGAGGAAAAAGGCTTGACACGGCTACGACCGTTCTGTGAAAGATGCGGTCCAGGCTACTTCATGGCAAACCATGGCAACCGATACACATGTGGACACTGTGGCTTTACACGGTATAAACAAAACCAAGAATAG
- the meaB gene encoding methylmalonyl Co-A mutase-associated GTPase MeaB, which yields MIDAQQLVDAVLKGDRRTVARVITLIENNTLEAKKIISLLYPHTGKARIIGITGPGGAGKSTLIEKLVRELRQRGKTVGVVAVDPTSPFSGGAFLGDRIRMQDLSTDKGVFIRSMATRNNPGALSKATKDAVRVLDAAGKNVIIVETAGAGQSEVDIIKVAQTVVVVLTPGFGDEIQAIKAGIMEIGDIFVINKADRENANKAVTVIQAMLELGNKKGKWTPAIIKTIAITGEGTVQLLDKMDEHREYLEKGEADLRQKRIVETELVDAIRQKTTEYIIETLRRSGELDVLISKILAKKIDPLTAAEKALVEQLKNPNKDK from the coding sequence TTGATCGACGCTCAACAGCTTGTCGACGCAGTACTGAAAGGAGACCGCAGAACTGTAGCCCGAGTAATAACACTCATAGAAAATAACACCCTGGAAGCCAAAAAAATCATATCACTGCTTTATCCCCACACTGGGAAAGCACGAATAATCGGGATAACAGGACCAGGCGGAGCGGGAAAAAGCACTTTAATTGAGAAACTAGTCAGGGAACTGAGGCAGCGAGGTAAAACTGTAGGAGTAGTGGCTGTTGACCCCACCAGCCCATTTTCTGGCGGAGCGTTCTTAGGCGACCGCATACGCATGCAAGATCTTAGCACTGACAAAGGAGTTTTCATCCGAAGCATGGCAACACGAAATAACCCTGGAGCCTTGTCTAAAGCCACAAAAGATGCTGTTCGCGTCCTGGACGCAGCTGGCAAAAATGTAATTATCGTGGAAACTGCCGGAGCCGGACAGTCAGAAGTAGACATCATTAAAGTAGCCCAGACGGTTGTTGTGGTTCTAACTCCAGGCTTTGGTGACGAAATTCAAGCAATAAAAGCTGGCATCATGGAAATAGGTGACATTTTCGTCATCAACAAGGCTGACCGCGAAAACGCAAACAAAGCAGTTACCGTCATCCAAGCCATGTTAGAACTTGGTAATAAAAAAGGTAAATGGACCCCAGCAATAATCAAAACCATAGCCATTACCGGCGAGGGGACCGTCCAACTCTTAGACAAGATGGATGAACACAGAGAATACCTCGAGAAAGGCGAAGCCGACCTGAGACAGAAAAGAATAGTGGAAACAGAACTTGTAGACGCGATAAGGCAGAAAACCACTGAATACATTATAGAGACACTGAGAAGGAGCGGCGAACTAGACGTGTTAATCTCAAAAATCCTAGCAAAGAAAATCGACCCGCTCACCGCAGCAGAAAAAGCGCTAGTTGAACAGCTTAAAAACCCCAATAAGGACAAATAA
- a CDS encoding ECF transporter S component: MVFLNSKQIAFIAVMSALGNVLAGISINVAPILAATSPGGGGAALDFSHIATFIAAIFGGPSIGAIVGLLGGIYSGYSFGFTVGSLGFLSLIGIPVGKALTGLTTGLLFKGLKINKSSRPSTHTVPIVLLSFIPECLFTVFYFLYLVLYVYGSAMMFMLPIIIPKAWIEIIIMSFLMGALVGNVGFRDFISRFLSYPIRSMKKQLEKK, encoded by the coding sequence ATGGTCTTCTTAAACTCGAAACAAATAGCTTTCATTGCTGTAATGAGCGCCTTAGGAAACGTCCTCGCTGGAATTTCAATTAACGTTGCCCCAATATTAGCAGCCACCTCCCCAGGTGGGGGTGGAGCAGCATTAGATTTCTCACACATTGCAACGTTTATCGCCGCAATCTTCGGAGGTCCTAGTATAGGAGCAATTGTAGGGCTCCTTGGTGGAATATATTCAGGATACTCGTTTGGCTTCACAGTAGGTAGCCTTGGATTCCTTTCCCTTATTGGGATACCAGTCGGAAAGGCTCTAACAGGCCTAACAACTGGTTTACTCTTCAAAGGATTAAAAATAAACAAAAGCTCACGCCCTTCTACTCACACTGTTCCCATTGTACTTCTATCATTCATTCCTGAATGCTTGTTTACAGTTTTCTATTTCCTTTACCTAGTCTTGTACGTTTATGGCTCTGCCATGATGTTTATGCTACCGATAATTATCCCTAAAGCCTGGATTGAAATTATAATAATGAGCTTTCTTATGGGGGCGTTGGTAGGGAATGTTGGCTTCAGAGATTTTATTTCAAGATTCCTTTCTTACCCGATACGTTCAATGAAAAAGCAGCTAGAGAAAAAATAA
- a CDS encoding serine/threonine protein phosphatase, with translation MTDLVEISRKALKANSKEYISLIDESVELLASEEGQMGRLSIEGRVIKAKPSGEVIVIGDLHGDLESLVYVLKASKFMEKVTQNSVLLVFLGDYGDRGSNSPEVYYLILKLKQLFPQKVVLMRGNHEGPDDLLAYPHDLPENLQARFGKEGSVVYSKIRELFQYLFTAVVVDGLCVMIHGGVPSCASSLKDLIFAHLMHPKERHLEEILWSDPDETIIGTHSSPRGAGKLFGEDVTKKFLDMLNVKFLIRGHEPSQSGFKINHEGKILTLFSRKGPPYFNSSAAYLQLDLSIKPQNAYELMPYIHKF, from the coding sequence ATGACAGATCTTGTCGAAATATCTCGCAAAGCACTGAAAGCCAACAGCAAAGAATACATTAGCTTGATCGATGAATCCGTTGAACTCTTGGCTTCAGAAGAAGGGCAAATGGGAAGATTGAGCATTGAGGGGCGGGTCATTAAAGCGAAGCCTTCTGGGGAGGTAATTGTTATAGGTGATCTGCATGGTGACCTGGAGAGTCTTGTGTATGTGCTGAAAGCTTCAAAATTCATGGAAAAGGTAACACAAAATAGTGTTCTCTTGGTTTTTCTCGGCGACTACGGAGACAGAGGTTCCAATTCTCCGGAAGTTTACTATTTAATCCTGAAATTGAAGCAGCTTTTTCCGCAGAAAGTGGTGTTGATGCGAGGGAACCATGAAGGTCCAGACGACTTGTTGGCTTATCCCCATGACTTGCCAGAAAACCTGCAGGCAAGGTTTGGTAAAGAAGGCTCAGTTGTCTATTCAAAAATTCGTGAACTGTTCCAGTATTTGTTCACTGCAGTTGTTGTAGATGGGCTTTGTGTGATGATTCATGGTGGAGTGCCAAGTTGTGCTTCCTCATTAAAAGATTTAATTTTTGCTCATTTGATGCACCCAAAGGAAAGACATCTTGAAGAAATTCTCTGGAGCGACCCAGATGAAACTATCATAGGAACCCATTCATCGCCCAGGGGAGCTGGAAAACTCTTTGGTGAAGATGTCACCAAAAAATTTCTTGACATGTTAAATGTCAAATTTCTGATTCGCGGGCATGAGCCCTCTCAAAGCGGTTTCAAAATCAACCATGAAGGCAAAATACTAACATTGTTCTCAAGAAAAGGACCACCTTACTTCAACTCTTCAGCAGCATACTTGCAACTTGACTTATCCATCAAACCGCAAAACGCATATGAACTCATGCCATATATTCACAAGTTCTAA
- the cobO gene encoding cob(I)yrinic acid a,c-diamide adenosyltransferase translates to MKKQQLELGLVQVYTGNGKGKTSAAFGLALRAIGRGLKVYVIQFIKGGFDYGELYAVKQLANLKLKAFGRGKFITKKPPEKVDVGCAREAFELAKKVVVSGEYDIVILDEINVALNLKLIKIGDVIELVKNKPKHVELVLTGRHAHPEIIEMADLVTEMKEIKHPFRKGVPPRKGIEY, encoded by the coding sequence ATGAAAAAACAACAGTTAGAACTCGGTTTAGTGCAAGTTTACACAGGCAACGGAAAAGGAAAAACTTCCGCCGCGTTCGGCCTAGCCCTCAGAGCCATCGGTCGAGGGTTAAAAGTCTATGTAATACAATTCATTAAAGGCGGCTTCGACTACGGCGAACTTTACGCCGTCAAGCAACTTGCAAACTTGAAGTTAAAAGCCTTTGGCCGCGGAAAATTCATAACAAAAAAACCCCCAGAAAAGGTTGACGTAGGGTGTGCAAGAGAAGCTTTTGAATTAGCCAAAAAAGTTGTTGTCAGCGGCGAGTACGACATCGTAATACTAGACGAAATCAATGTGGCACTTAACTTGAAACTGATAAAAATAGGCGATGTTATCGAGCTGGTTAAGAATAAACCTAAGCATGTAGAGCTGGTTTTAACGGGACGACATGCCCATCCAGAAATTATTGAGATGGCTGATCTGGTTACAGAAATGAAGGAGATTAAACATCCTTTCAGAAAGGGAGTGCCACCTAGGAAAGGCATCGAATACTAA
- a CDS encoding methylmalonyl-CoA mutase family protein — MTSQEPKEHNKLTKQQEQWEKTTASNWLKRHPERKKEFYNTSEIPIERLYTPTDTNSVDYIQDIGFPGEYPFTRGVHATMYRGRLWTMRQFSGFGTAEQTNRRFKYLLHEGETGLSIAFDYPSIMGYDSDHSMSEGEVGRCGVAVASLKDFEILFDGIPLDKVTTSMTINGPAAILLAMYVAIGDKQGVPRTMLGGTTQNDLLKEFFAQKLCIFPPRPSVKLVIDIVEYCTKNLPKWNPISISGYHIREAGSNAIQELAFTLYDGIAYVEAAIERGLKVDNFAPRLSFFFASHNDLFEEIAKFRAARRLWAKLMKNRFHAQKPRSMWMRMHVQTSGCTLTANQPLNNIIRVTIQSLAAILGGTQSLHTNSHDEALCLPTDEAVRIALRTQQIIACESGVPNTIDPVGGSYYVETLTNQMEEKAREYIEKIDNMGGVYEAIERGFFQKEIADSAYKYQREIDSNERTLVGVNEYFIEEPECPIELLRIDPGVEEQQVATLQKLRRERNNAKVEQALGKLHDAADKDQNLMPIIIEAVKAYATIGEICGVLRKVYGEYKELIVV; from the coding sequence TTGACCTCTCAAGAACCCAAGGAACATAACAAACTTACTAAACAACAAGAACAATGGGAAAAAACCACAGCTTCGAATTGGCTAAAACGCCATCCGGAAAGAAAAAAAGAATTTTACAACACCTCAGAAATCCCAATAGAACGACTCTACACCCCGACGGACACCAATAGCGTCGACTACATTCAAGACATAGGATTCCCAGGAGAATACCCCTTCACCCGCGGCGTACATGCCACAATGTATCGAGGCCGCTTATGGACAATGCGCCAGTTCAGCGGTTTTGGCACTGCAGAGCAAACGAATAGACGGTTCAAATATCTTCTTCATGAAGGGGAAACGGGTCTCAGTATCGCCTTCGACTACCCTAGTATCATGGGCTACGACTCTGACCATTCGATGTCAGAAGGCGAAGTAGGCAGATGCGGTGTCGCAGTTGCATCGCTCAAAGATTTTGAAATTCTCTTTGACGGAATTCCTCTTGACAAAGTAACAACCAGCATGACCATAAACGGCCCTGCAGCCATACTGTTGGCAATGTATGTCGCCATAGGAGACAAACAAGGCGTTCCACGCACAATGCTTGGAGGCACGACACAAAACGACCTTCTCAAAGAATTCTTCGCTCAAAAACTCTGCATATTTCCTCCAAGGCCATCAGTCAAACTTGTCATAGATATAGTTGAATACTGCACTAAAAATCTGCCAAAATGGAACCCTATAAGCATAAGTGGCTACCACATCCGCGAAGCAGGCTCAAACGCCATTCAAGAACTAGCCTTCACACTTTACGACGGCATCGCCTATGTAGAAGCAGCCATTGAAAGAGGACTCAAAGTAGACAACTTCGCCCCACGCTTAAGCTTCTTCTTCGCCAGCCACAACGATCTTTTCGAAGAAATAGCTAAATTCCGAGCGGCACGTAGACTCTGGGCGAAACTTATGAAGAACAGATTCCACGCCCAAAAGCCACGCTCCATGTGGATGCGCATGCATGTCCAAACATCTGGCTGTACATTAACAGCTAATCAGCCGCTCAACAACATAATCCGCGTCACAATCCAATCGCTTGCTGCAATACTTGGGGGGACACAAAGCTTGCACACAAATAGTCACGACGAAGCGTTATGCCTTCCCACCGACGAAGCTGTTCGTATAGCCCTGCGCACACAACAGATAATTGCATGCGAAAGTGGTGTCCCAAATACGATAGACCCAGTTGGAGGAAGCTATTACGTGGAAACATTAACAAATCAGATGGAAGAAAAAGCCAGGGAATACATTGAAAAAATCGACAACATGGGTGGCGTCTACGAAGCCATCGAAAGAGGATTCTTCCAAAAAGAAATCGCTGATAGCGCCTATAAGTACCAACGTGAAATTGACAGCAATGAGAGAACGTTGGTTGGCGTGAACGAATATTTCATCGAAGAACCTGAATGCCCCATCGAACTCCTACGCATCGACCCTGGAGTTGAAGAACAACAAGTGGCGACACTTCAAAAGCTTCGGCGCGAACGCAATAATGCTAAAGTAGAACAAGCCTTAGGCAAACTTCATGATGCGGCAGACAAAGACCAAAACTTGATGCCTATAATAATTGAAGCTGTAAAAGCTTATGCGACGATAGGTGAAATATGTGGTGTCCTTCGAAAAGTGTATGGAGAATATAAGGAATTGATAGTTGTTTAG
- a CDS encoding GTP-dependent dephospho-CoA kinase family protein, with protein MKILETLIEKEKPAKIVTVGDRVSQDLTTYSLLPDVLIIDNKIMRKEIPPISATADKVIKVKNPPGTITDEAWLAIERAMRDSQRTKIIVDGEEDLLTLVAILTAPENSLVLYGQPHKGVVAIKATAETKHRVQEIVEAMKSN; from the coding sequence ATGAAAATACTAGAAACATTAATTGAAAAAGAAAAACCAGCAAAAATAGTAACAGTAGGCGACCGAGTTTCACAAGACTTAACCACCTATTCTCTTTTGCCCGATGTCTTAATAATTGATAACAAGATCATGAGAAAAGAAATACCTCCCATCTCTGCAACGGCTGACAAAGTCATAAAAGTAAAGAATCCGCCTGGAACCATAACTGACGAAGCTTGGTTGGCAATAGAAAGGGCGATGCGCGATTCTCAGCGGACAAAAATTATCGTTGACGGGGAAGAAGACTTGCTAACATTAGTTGCCATCCTAACAGCACCTGAAAACTCGCTAGTACTCTATGGGCAACCCCACAAAGGAGTCGTGGCGATCAAAGCAACAGCAGAAACGAAGCACAGAGTGCAAGAAATTGTTGAAGCAATGAAAAGCAATTGA
- a CDS encoding HTH domain-containing protein, whose product MGKLDKPVLELLRSSPGPLTLAEIAEKLSKPEKTVYRTLKRLFEKNQINTKGRQYTIAKE is encoded by the coding sequence TTGGGAAAGCTTGACAAACCTGTCCTTGAACTGTTGCGAAGCTCTCCAGGGCCTTTAACTTTGGCTGAAATCGCTGAGAAACTCAGCAAACCAGAAAAAACCGTCTATAGAACTCTGAAGAGGCTCTTCGAAAAAAACCAAATAAACACCAAGGGCCGCCAATACACAATTGCAAAAGAATGA
- a CDS encoding 30S ribosomal protein S19 → MPKVFMYRGHTLEQLQSLSMDEFILLLPSRHRRSLQRGLKAEQRILLENVRAAKAAMDKGQSVIVKTHTRDMVILPEMAGVTILLHNGKEFLPIEIAPQMIGHYLGEYAITNKPVKHGQPGIGASRSSMYVPLK, encoded by the coding sequence ATGCCGAAAGTATTCATGTACCGGGGACATACTCTCGAACAATTGCAGAGTCTTTCGATGGACGAGTTTATACTTTTGCTCCCGTCCCGCCATCGCAGAAGCCTACAACGCGGACTCAAAGCTGAGCAACGAATCTTGTTGGAAAACGTAAGAGCTGCAAAAGCGGCGATGGATAAAGGACAAAGTGTCATAGTTAAAACCCACACCCGAGACATGGTCATACTCCCAGAAATGGCCGGTGTGACAATATTACTTCACAATGGGAAAGAATTTCTCCCCATTGAAATCGCTCCTCAAATGATTGGGCATTATCTTGGAGAATACGCAATCACAAATAAGCCTGTAAAACATGGACAACCAGGCATTGGCGCTTCAAGGTCGTCGATGTATGTGCCATTGAAATAA